gacgttctcaactaacatcaaggcggtgtcccgttcctgtaggttcatgctctacaacatccgcagagtacgaccctgcctcacacaggaagcggcgcaggtcctaatccaggcacttgtcatctcccgtcttgattactgcaactcgctgttggctgggctccctgcctgtgccattaaacccctacaactcatccagaacgccgcagcccgtctggtgttcaaccttcccaagttctctcacgtcaccccgctcctccgctctctccactggcttccagttgaagctcgcatccgctacaagaccatggtgctcgccacggagctgtgaggggaacggcacctcagtacctccaggctctgatcaggccctacacccaaacaagggcactgcgttcatccacctctggcctgctcgcctccctaccactgaggaagtacagttcccgctcagcccagtcaaaactgttcgctgctctggcccccaatggtggaacaaactccctcacgacgccaggacagcggagtcaatcaccaccttccggagacacctgaaaccccacctcttcaaggaatacctaggatagggtaagtaagggtaggtaatccttctcccccccaacaagatttagatgcaagtggctgttccactggttgtcataaggtgtatgcaccaatttgtaagtcgctctggataagagcgtctgctaaatgacttaaatgtaaaatgtaaatgtattaataGAGGCTTTGTTGTGCATACTATAGTGTATTAATAGAGGCTTTGTTGTGCataatatagtgtattaatagAGGCTTTGTTATAGAGATTGGACTTTTGGATTCTTACCATCAAGACTGCGATACCAAATGCAATCCCCAGCGCGATGACTGCATTCTTCTCCATGAAGGAAGTCACAAACTTGACACAAGGCTGCAGAGGACAAAGCAAACAGTCAACACTAGTGAACACCAGGTCAAGGCTAACCGTACGAAGACGCAGTCAACACCAGGTCAAGGTAACCGTACGAAGACACTAGTGAACACCAGGTCAAGGTAACTGTACGAAGACACTAGTGAACACCAGGTCAAGGTAACTGTACAAAGACACTAGTGAACACCAGGTCAAGGTAACTGTACAAAGACACTAGTGAACACCAGGTCAAGGTAACTGTACGAAGACACTAGTGAACACCAGGTCAAGGTAACTGTACGAAGACACTAGTGAACACCAGGTCAAGGTAACTGTACGAAGACACTAGTGAACACCAGGTCAAGGTAACTGTACGAAGACACTAGTGAACACCAGGTCAAGGTAGTACGAAGACACTAGTGAACACCAGGTCAAGGTAACTGTACGAAGACACTAGTGAACACCAGGTCAAGGTAACTGTACGAAGACACTAGTGAACACCAGGTCAAGGTAACTGTACGAAGACACTAGTCAAGGTAACTGTACAAAGACACTAGTGAACACCAGGTCAAGGTAACTGTACGAAGACACTAGTGAACACCAGGTCAAGGTAACTGTACGAAGACACAGTCAACACCAGGTCAAGGTAACTGTACGAAGACACTAGTCAACACCAGGTCAAGGTAACTGTACAAGACACAGTCAACACCAGGTCAAGGTAACTGAAGACACTAGTGAACACCAGGTCAAGGTAACTGTACAAAGACACTAGTGAACACCAGGTCAAGGTAACTGTACGAAGACGCAGTCAACACCAGGTCAAGGTAACTGTACGAAGACGCAGTCAACACCAGGTCAAGGTAACTGTGAAGACACACCAGGTCAAGGTAACTGTACGAAGACACTAGTGAACACCAGGTCAAGGTAACTGTACAAAGACCCAGTCAACACCAGGTCAAGGTAACTGTACGAAGACACTAGTGAACACCAGGTCAAGGTAACTGTAcaaagacagtcaacaccaggtcAAGTAACTGTACGAAGACACAGTCAACACCAGGTCAAGGTAATTGTACGAAGACGCTGCTTTGTGGTTCGTGGGTGTATCATCCTGGAACCCTCTATGGTTTCATGTGGCTGTAGATCAGTTCCCTGGACAGGTTCTGTTTATAGGAGTGTAGTGGAatgtagagtagtggtagtgtagtggaatGGTAAtgtatggtagtgtagtgtaatggaatgtagagtagtggtagtggtaatgtATGGCAGTGTAATGGTAATGGTAACGTAGTGCAGCGGTAATGTAACGTGTGTTTATTGATGTTTCCTTTATACCAAGTAAAGCCACCTTCCTTGAGTTTTCTAAATAGTATTTGATTAATAATATGTGATTGTCTGCTTACCGTTGAGTACACTTGGCGTCCATTTGCACTTTGGCACGCCTGAGCGGAGTCAACACAGTCACAAGAGCTGGGGACAGTGGAGCCCCAGTCAGAGGGTCCGTTGATCAGTCCACAGCACTTTGCCTGGAAAACAAAGGAGTTACACCTCCGTCTCACCGACacaggggttgtgttcagtaaaGGCACACTGTCATTTTCTCCCGTTGAAAAATATTTCACTACAATCTGtttaggtagcaacacatctaacatttaaaaaaaaaagttattcagTTCGTCGACAAAATAATTCAATAACATTCGTAGCCGATTAAGAACAATTAATCTGGACCCAACTAATTAAGTTACATCCAATAATTATTCATACATTCATGACAGGACCATTGATtttctgcatcccaaattgcaccccaTTCTCTTTGGAAACAAAGTGGGTCCTgctcaaaagtagttcactacaggGAATTGATACAATTTGTGGCACATCCTATGTCCAGGCGATTCATTTTGGGACCTGTGAAACCACCACTTTTTAGGGGCGGCGGGTAGCCTGGTGgatagagcattgggccagcaactgaaaggttgctggattgaatccccgagctgacaaggtaagaacaatttaattatgctcctgaacaaggcagttaaccctctgcTCCTAGGCCGTTAACCCTCTGctcctaggccgtcactgtaaataagaatttgttcttaactgtgtTATCATGGGTAATGCCATTGAGGAGTTTGAATTGTAGGGGGAGGTTgaacttcattggctgatcccacCTGATGACCCTGTTGGAGTCATGTCCAACTTGGTCATCAGGAGAGATCAAAGAACTCATTTAACTTGTGATGAAGTGTACTACTTCAAAACAGCGAGTACCTCAACGGCGTTGCCCGTGTGTTCAGACACCATAATTAGACATGTAAAAAGAGAATCTATCATTCTCTGTGGTACCTCCACTTCCAGTTTCTGCAAGTCCGTTTGAACTTCAGGCTTCTGGTCACTGAGTGGTAGCAGCTTCGCCAGACTCTCCTTCACCCACACCTGAGACTGGAAGAGGCCATTTACAGTCAGAACAGTATGAGAGTCACACAAAGACATGAAACAGGTGTGGAAAGCATGTTTTATTACCACATTCAAGAAGTCTCAAGGTCCCAACAGGTTAAGTTTCGGGCCAGTAACCGAGAGGTCGAAGGTTAGAACAGCGACAAACTGTCGCTGTTCCTTTGCCCAAGGCAACCTAGTTGcacctgtaagtcgctctgtatAAGAGCTTCTCCTAaattaataaaatataaaaatctGATCGCAGCGAGTGGGTTATCACGGGTGATGACGTCCTCCTTACCTTCCCCTCACTAACAGTGGGTGTGTGAGACATCCCTCTGAGCACAGAATTCAATTCAACTTCTATTCCACGTtagttcaacgtaatttcattgaaatgtggAACCGCTGATTCAACCAGTGAGGGTTTTCTCCTTACCTTCTTCTCTCCGACAGCTCCCAGGATTCCGGCGATCAacaggaggatgaagatgaggagCAGCCCGATGAAGAACTGAAACAAACCAATAAGAGCGCGCACATGATATTTGTCCCATTAAGGCAAGGGGACAGATATCTGAATTTAACATATCTAACATTTTAATCTGATTTGGGGTTTTCCAAAACTGTAATGATACTCTGATCCTTCAGACAATGATTTGGTAATCCAATACCACCTTTATAAATCAGGATTCAAATTTAGTGATGAGGCTATTTTTGATAcaggaaaaaaaatatttacccagtttgtgttacagcctgaacgcTAAATGGATTAAACATACCCCCCCCACCCATTTATGCACAATACTGCACaatggcaacaaaaaaaatgttttagacatttgcacatttattgaaatcACATTTATAAAAGTATCCACCCAACCCCccttgaatactttctgaaggcacaataTAAAAGGGATTTGCTCCATTTTAAATTGGATTTATTTTCATTAAATGTAGTTCACGCATCTCTGTGTCCCTGTAATAGTGAAGTAGTACCCCAATGTCAATTAGATGGCGTGGTGTGGGCCAATTCAAAGCACTGAAAATCTGGATTCTGTGATCTTGATATGTTGCCATCTGGATCAGATTGATCCAATTATTTTCTGGAGGGGAAAAAAAATGGCTGAAAAACAGCCAGATTGTAATCATCTGATCCTGGATAACAAAAACACTGTTTTTCACAACTTTAAAGATCGGAATGTTCCAGAGTCTGTAATCGTCTGATCTGATCCTGGATAACAGAAACAGACTCTGGATCATTCTGATCTCTAAAGTTGTAAACTGTCCATAGAAGTCTTTTCCAATGGGTGACCCGGGAAACCAGCTCACACTTGGCATCTCTTTTGCAAGAGTGACATCTCTGACATGTAtgaaaaggttaaataaatgattGTGTGTcggtactttttccacattgttccatctacatacaaacatgccataatgacaaagccaaaacaggttttgcatatttatttaaaaaactgaaatcttatttacacaagtattcagacccttagttatgagactcgaaattgatctcaggtgtaTCTTActtacattgatcatccttgatatgtttctacaacttgaatggagtccacctgtggtcaacttaattggacatgatttgtaaaggaaCACATCTGTCTCTACAAAGTCCCAGggttgaccgtgcatgtcagagcaaaaacccatCCGTGAGGTTCCAGGAGTTGTCCGTAGAGCACCgatacaggattgtgtcaaggcacagatacGGGGAAGGATAAGCCAAACATACTCTGTGGCATTGAACAGTGGcgtccatcattcttcaatggaagacgtttggaaccaccaagactcaacCTAGAGCTGGCCtcacggccaaactgagcaataggggaAGGGGCTTGGTCAGTGACGTGACCAAGAACCGaacggtcactctgacagagctctagaattcctctggagatgggagaacattccagaatgacaacaatctttgcagtactccaccaatcaggcctttatggtagagtggccagacagaagccactcctcagtaaaaaggcttGGAGTTTGCTGGAAGGAACCTAAAGAACTCCGACCATGAGAAAAATGATtgtgtgatgaaacaaagatttaactctttggcctgaatgccaagcgtcatgtcttgaggaaatctggcaccatccctacggtgaagcatggtggtggcagcatcatgctgtgggggacgtttttcagtggcagggacaaGGAGACTAGTCCGgaatgagggaaagatgaacggagcaaagtacagagag
The sequence above is a segment of the Oncorhynchus keta strain PuntledgeMale-10-30-2019 unplaced genomic scaffold, Oket_V2 Un_scaffold_180_pilon_pilon, whole genome shotgun sequence genome. Coding sequences within it:
- the LOC118378362 gene encoding tetraspanin-8-like isoform X2, with the translated sequence MAVNKCIKYLVFLFNLLFWISGCIILGVSIYLKVSKNGNVIMDEAVPFVDLLIAVGVIIMVLGFLGCCGAIKENRCMLILFFIGLLLIFILLLIAGILGAVGEKKSQVWVKESLAKLLPLSDQKPEVQTDLQKLEVEAKCCGLINGPSDWGSTVPSSCDCVDSAQACQSANGRQVYSTPCVKFVTSFMEKNAVIALGIAFGIAVLMLFGMAFAMTLYCQIGKRDANTA